The following are encoded in a window of Solidesulfovibrio magneticus RS-1 genomic DNA:
- a CDS encoding RecB family exonuclease: protein MENPIEIGHLSASSINSYLDCGLQFKFAKIDKREPEAIAEALIFGTTIHKIIELYHHERSIGTRLSVMDVTAAFEKCYTEAFEQQAGKIQFKEGKDFDSTLLEGKSLLATYVTQFPETGLKVIGLEKAFSFQIEGVPIPIVGVMDMVEEDAGGNIVIVDHKTSSRSYSSDDIDKSLQLTIYGMAAKANGYADREIMLRFDCLVKTKKPKFEQYYTVRTEEDELRAMKKIQAVYRGIMQGVFIPNDTSWKCKGCSYQQCCRDWFAN from the coding sequence ATGGAGAACCCGATTGAAATTGGGCATCTGTCAGCATCGTCGATCAACAGCTACCTCGACTGCGGCCTGCAGTTCAAGTTTGCCAAGATCGACAAGCGCGAGCCTGAGGCTATTGCCGAAGCGCTTATATTCGGTACAACCATTCACAAGATCATCGAACTCTACCACCATGAGCGGTCTATTGGGACCAGACTTTCCGTCATGGATGTGACCGCTGCTTTCGAGAAATGCTACACGGAAGCTTTTGAGCAGCAGGCCGGCAAGATCCAATTCAAGGAGGGCAAGGATTTCGATTCGACGCTGCTTGAAGGGAAATCCCTGCTCGCTACCTATGTCACCCAGTTTCCCGAAACCGGGCTCAAGGTCATCGGGCTGGAAAAGGCGTTCTCATTTCAGATCGAAGGAGTGCCGATTCCCATCGTCGGCGTCATGGACATGGTCGAGGAAGATGCCGGCGGCAATATCGTCATCGTCGACCACAAGACCTCCAGTCGCTCCTACTCCTCCGATGACATCGACAAGAGCCTGCAGCTGACCATCTACGGCATGGCTGCCAAGGCCAACGGGTATGCTGACCGGGAGATCATGCTGCGATTTGATTGTCTCGTCAAAACTAAGAAGCCCAAATTCGAGCAGTATTACACAGTCCGCACGGAGGAAGATGAGCTTCGAGCCATGAAGAAGATTCAGGCTGTCTACCGGGGCATCATGCAGGGGGTGTTCATCCCCAATGACACGTCCTGGAAATGCAAAGGCTGTTCGTATCAGCAGTGCTGTCGGGATTGGTTCGCAAATTGA
- the tnpC gene encoding IS66 family transposase, with amino-acid sequence MAASQADQQEHIVQLEQRLQLLNLIIYGPKSEKKPRTGQEQQLSLFDEAEQTAEEHKPQTFEEACAPASTRRKRGRRPIPADLPRVEIIHDLPESEKTCPCGAELVRIGEEVSEKLDIVPAKIQVIRHIRPKYACRTCEGVEDDGPTVKTAPMPPQIIPQGIVTQGLLAHVAVAKYADALPLYRQEDQFARLGLDISRGTLAGWMIRVAKSCDPLIDMIIAEIRSGPIVNMDETTVQVLAEPGRANTTKSFMWVARGGTPGKPVVLFRYHPTRAGSVAAEILGDFKGYLQTDGYSGYEALGEREGLRHLGCLAHVRRKFVEVEKSAGKKAKGGTAHAVLDLIGKLYGVEHQAERQQLNPEQIKVLRAEKSRPILDKLKALLDARAATTPPKSLLGKAIGYAIKQWERLVVYLEDGRLRPDNNLAENAIRPFAVGRKNWLFSGHPRGADASATIYSLIETAKANGLEPYRYLRHLFEHLPAATTDAQRKALLPQYSDPQSLIIPA; translated from the coding sequence ATGGCTGCCAGTCAGGCTGACCAGCAAGAGCACATCGTCCAACTTGAGCAGCGCCTTCAGCTCCTGAACCTGATCATTTACGGCCCGAAGTCCGAGAAAAAGCCCCGTACCGGCCAGGAGCAGCAGCTCTCCCTGTTCGACGAGGCCGAGCAGACTGCGGAGGAGCACAAACCGCAGACCTTCGAGGAGGCCTGCGCCCCGGCGAGCACCCGCCGCAAACGCGGCCGTCGCCCCATCCCTGCGGATCTGCCCCGGGTGGAGATCATCCACGACCTGCCGGAATCGGAGAAGACCTGCCCCTGCGGCGCTGAGCTGGTCCGCATCGGTGAGGAAGTCAGCGAAAAGCTCGACATCGTGCCGGCCAAAATCCAGGTCATCCGCCACATCCGGCCAAAATACGCCTGCCGTACCTGCGAAGGTGTGGAGGACGATGGGCCGACGGTGAAAACCGCGCCCATGCCACCCCAAATCATCCCCCAGGGCATCGTGACTCAGGGCCTTTTGGCCCATGTCGCCGTGGCCAAGTATGCCGACGCGCTGCCCCTGTACCGCCAGGAGGATCAGTTCGCTCGCCTGGGGCTGGACATCTCCCGGGGAACCCTGGCTGGCTGGATGATCCGCGTAGCCAAGTCCTGCGATCCGCTCATCGACATGATCATCGCTGAAATTCGTTCCGGCCCCATCGTCAACATGGACGAAACCACGGTCCAGGTGCTTGCCGAACCAGGCCGGGCCAACACCACGAAATCATTTATGTGGGTCGCCCGGGGCGGAACACCGGGAAAACCGGTCGTCCTGTTTCGCTATCATCCGACCCGGGCCGGCAGCGTGGCTGCGGAAATTCTTGGCGATTTCAAAGGCTATCTGCAGACCGACGGCTACAGCGGCTATGAGGCCCTGGGCGAACGGGAAGGCCTGCGCCATCTCGGCTGTTTGGCCCATGTCCGGCGCAAGTTCGTCGAGGTCGAGAAGTCCGCTGGCAAGAAGGCCAAAGGCGGCACGGCCCATGCCGTCCTCGATCTGATCGGCAAACTCTACGGCGTGGAGCACCAAGCCGAAAGGCAACAGCTCAATCCGGAGCAGATCAAGGTCCTGCGAGCCGAAAAATCCAGGCCGATCCTGGACAAGCTTAAGGCGCTGCTCGATGCACGCGCCGCCACCACCCCGCCCAAGAGTCTGCTCGGCAAGGCCATTGGCTATGCTATCAAACAGTGGGAGCGGTTGGTCGTCTACCTGGAAGACGGCCGACTGCGTCCGGACAACAACCTGGCCGAAAACGCCATCCGCCCCTTTGCCGTGGGCCGCAAAAACTGGCTGTTCTCAGGCCATCCGCGCGGAGCCGACGCCTCGGCCACCATCTACTCCCTCATCGAAACGGCCAAGGCCAACGGGCTGGAGCCATACCGCTACCTGCGCCACCTCTTCGAGCACTTGCCGGCGGCAACCACTGACGCCCAACGCAAGGCCCTCCTGCCCCAGTACAGCGATCCTCAAAGCCTCATCATACCTGCCTGA
- the tnpB gene encoding IS66 family insertion sequence element accessory protein TnpB (TnpB, as the term is used for proteins encoded by IS66 family insertion elements, is considered an accessory protein, since TnpC, encoded by a neighboring gene, is a DDE family transposase.), which translates to MMSPVSGVRVYLALGATDMRKSIDGLSILVSRQLQLDPFAGHLFGFCNRSRTIIKLLYWDRNGFCLWHKRLERHVFRWPTREAEVLAIDSRQLAWLLDGLDPLAVTGHSRLEYSTLF; encoded by the coding sequence ATGATGTCGCCGGTAAGCGGCGTCCGGGTTTATTTGGCTCTGGGAGCCACAGACATGCGCAAGTCCATCGACGGGCTGTCCATCCTGGTTTCACGGCAGCTGCAACTCGATCCGTTTGCCGGTCACCTTTTCGGCTTTTGCAACCGCAGCCGGACGATCATCAAGCTGCTCTACTGGGATCGCAACGGCTTTTGTCTGTGGCACAAGCGTCTGGAGCGGCATGTGTTTCGCTGGCCAACCCGCGAGGCGGAGGTGCTTGCCATTGACTCCCGGCAACTGGCCTGGCTGCTTGATGGTCTCGATCCCCTGGCCGTGACGGGACACTCCCGTCTGGAGTATTCGACGCTCTTTTAG
- the tnpA gene encoding IS66 family insertion sequence element accessory protein TnpA, which translates to MAASSAELSFEKAAYWSEHIEAWHRSGLSQGAYCRRQGLSQSSMGYWRKRLEAATGKEGASCVTLVPVPLPASAQADMATVPAPILVHVGNAFRIEIRGNFAAPVLEKLVRTLTRL; encoded by the coding sequence ATGGCAGCGTCATCAGCAGAGCTCAGTTTCGAGAAGGCGGCGTACTGGTCTGAACATATTGAGGCTTGGCATCGTAGCGGCCTGAGCCAGGGGGCTTACTGCCGGCGGCAGGGTCTTTCCCAAAGTTCCATGGGCTATTGGCGGAAGCGTTTGGAGGCAGCGACTGGCAAGGAGGGCGCGTCCTGCGTCACCCTCGTTCCCGTGCCTCTGCCGGCGTCGGCCCAGGCGGACATGGCAACCGTGCCGGCACCGATCCTAGTGCACGTGGGCAACGCCTTTCGCATCGAGATCAGAGGCAACTTCGCCGCGCCGGTGCTGGAAAAGCTTGTCCGCACGCTGACACGGCTATGA
- a CDS encoding glycosyl hydrolase family 28-related protein produces MPYPILSPSCRALALCLLVLAAWPTAPLVAAENAVAHADPYAAWNKAGLRTPPPTPVQTVSVRDYGAMGDGRHDDSAAFESAVAAVAKPGVVAIPAGTYRLARTLKLASGVVLRGEGAKASLLVFNMGGTADALIDFTTYNSRSWSSLTQDAPLGASSMTLSSASSIVVGDVMEIEQQNDPAKMYTDPEWNQDWAQSVVGQFAVVTAISGQTVSLDRPLRAAYATNLSARARVYRMGKNVGIEDLSIRREDPGSAGGDTIHFKYAFNCWVRRVESLDTVSAHIYAESSAAIEVRDSTFKRSHDYGDGGRGYGVSLGRHVSDCLVENNVLSTLRHAMVVSQGANGNVFGYNASSGRKCESDAWTPCDISVHGHYPFRNLFEGNLVEEIDATDYWGPAGPGNVFLRNVVSQEGIEIMDASHGQMVLGNLLLSGGPLRVEQGITDVVLTANTILPATSADGGCDITTVPDSLYLAAKPSFFASASWPLLADDQTANPASMRAAGGALSPVKPNPGLVYAINLLLQ; encoded by the coding sequence ATGCCGTATCCGATCCTGTCACCATCGTGCCGTGCGCTTGCCCTGTGCCTGCTTGTCCTGGCGGCCTGGCCGACCGCCCCCCTCGTCGCCGCTGAAAACGCCGTAGCCCATGCCGATCCCTACGCCGCCTGGAACAAGGCCGGCCTGCGCACCCCGCCGCCGACGCCGGTGCAAACCGTTTCCGTGCGCGACTACGGCGCAATGGGCGACGGCCGGCACGACGACAGCGCCGCCTTCGAGAGCGCCGTGGCCGCCGTGGCCAAGCCCGGCGTGGTCGCCATACCGGCCGGAACCTACCGCCTCGCCCGCACGCTCAAACTCGCAAGCGGCGTGGTCCTTCGCGGCGAGGGGGCCAAGGCCTCCTTGCTGGTCTTCAACATGGGCGGGACAGCCGATGCGCTTATTGACTTCACCACCTACAACTCCCGCAGTTGGTCCAGCCTGACCCAGGACGCGCCGCTCGGCGCGTCGAGCATGACCCTGTCCAGCGCCTCGAGCATCGTCGTGGGCGACGTCATGGAGATCGAGCAGCAAAACGACCCGGCCAAGATGTATACCGACCCGGAGTGGAACCAGGACTGGGCGCAAAGCGTTGTGGGCCAGTTCGCGGTCGTTACGGCGATATCGGGCCAGACCGTGTCCCTGGACAGGCCGCTTCGCGCCGCTTACGCCACGAACCTGTCCGCCCGGGCCAGGGTCTACCGTATGGGAAAAAACGTCGGCATCGAAGACCTGTCCATCCGCCGCGAAGACCCGGGCAGCGCCGGCGGCGACACCATCCACTTCAAGTACGCCTTTAACTGTTGGGTGCGCCGGGTGGAAAGCCTCGACACCGTCAGCGCCCATATCTACGCCGAATCTTCGGCCGCCATCGAGGTGCGCGACTCCACCTTCAAGCGCTCCCACGACTACGGCGACGGCGGGCGCGGCTACGGCGTAAGCCTGGGCCGCCACGTGTCCGACTGCCTGGTTGAAAACAACGTTTTGAGCACCCTGCGCCACGCCATGGTGGTGAGCCAAGGGGCCAACGGCAATGTTTTCGGCTACAACGCCTCAAGCGGTCGCAAGTGCGAGTCCGACGCCTGGACGCCCTGCGACATCTCAGTGCATGGGCACTATCCCTTCCGCAATCTCTTCGAGGGCAATCTCGTCGAGGAGATCGACGCCACCGACTACTGGGGTCCGGCCGGGCCGGGCAACGTGTTCCTGCGCAACGTGGTCAGCCAGGAAGGCATCGAAATCATGGACGCTTCCCACGGCCAAATGGTACTTGGCAACCTGCTCCTGTCCGGCGGTCCGCTGCGGGTGGAGCAGGGCATCACCGACGTCGTGCTCACTGCCAACACCATCCTGCCGGCAACCAGCGCCGACGGCGGCTGCGACATCACCACCGTGCCGGATAGTCTTTACCTTGCCGCCAAGCCGTCCTTTTTCGCCTCCGCCTCCTGGCCCCTGCTGGCCGACGACCAGACCGCCAACCCAGCCTCCATGCGCGCCGCCGGCGGCGCTTTGTCGCCAGTTAAACCCAATCCGGGCCTCGTTTACGCCATCAATCTGCTGTTGCAGTGA
- a CDS encoding HAMP domain-containing methyl-accepting chemotaxis protein, whose product MKNLKLGVKISIGFGLLIAIACALGGMAVFNMRGVESQSTRLVQEYIPELAIANSVERAALQTMLEMRSYGYTEDKKQFDAGMRNFADLKRSLGEAKAHADKYSQLVQLRDNVAKAQAKAAEYEKLIAETHARIEAIAGVRKILDGAAAEIVKNSEGYLESQQKKIREEIGSGVASAGLLERVDKIDGASDAVSAITAIRVGNYRGQLFRDPRHIEDAVKAFGQLDQAIDAIRSKTRDEANIRQLTAIRDASQKYRQALMDYLDNFKALQDIAAKRLEAANAVQDAAEVTAKAAMDATTKIAVDAVSSLETASSVMLGGLAVALILGVVIAVFLTKAITGPVVKGVGFAKAMAEGDFTRLLDIDQKDEMGILAASLNEMVGKLREVVAEVQSASENVASGSEELSASAQSMSQGATEQAASVEEISSSMEEMSSNIKQNAENAQQTQSIAVKAAQDAREGGEAVVSAVAAMKNIAEKISIIEEIARQTNLLALNAAIEAARAGEHGKGFAVVAAEVRKLAERSGSAAAEISELSSSSVQVAERAGSMLTKMVPDIQRTADLVQEIAAASQEQNSGADQINRAIQQLDQVVQQNASASEEMASTSEELSSQAEQLQSTMAFFRVDGATARRTAYRPVKALPSAARRPAAAARPSGAAAKPASGVGIDLDARDDEFERF is encoded by the coding sequence GTGAAGAATTTGAAGCTTGGCGTCAAAATCAGCATCGGTTTTGGACTCCTGATCGCCATCGCCTGCGCCCTGGGGGGCATGGCCGTGTTCAACATGCGGGGCGTGGAAAGCCAATCCACGCGGTTGGTGCAAGAGTACATCCCGGAACTGGCCATCGCCAACAGCGTCGAGCGGGCTGCCTTGCAGACCATGCTGGAAATGCGCAGTTACGGTTATACCGAGGACAAAAAGCAGTTTGACGCGGGTATGCGCAACTTCGCCGACCTCAAGCGTTCCTTGGGCGAAGCCAAGGCCCATGCCGACAAGTACTCCCAACTGGTCCAGTTGCGCGACAACGTGGCCAAAGCCCAGGCCAAGGCAGCGGAATACGAAAAGCTCATCGCCGAGACCCATGCCCGCATCGAGGCCATCGCCGGAGTGCGCAAAATCTTGGACGGCGCTGCGGCGGAGATCGTCAAAAACAGCGAGGGCTATCTCGAAAGCCAGCAGAAGAAGATCCGCGAGGAGATCGGTTCAGGTGTCGCCTCTGCCGGGTTGCTGGAGCGGGTGGATAAGATCGACGGCGCCAGTGATGCCGTAAGCGCCATCACCGCCATTCGGGTCGGCAACTACCGGGGCCAGCTTTTCCGCGACCCCCGGCACATTGAGGACGCCGTCAAAGCCTTTGGCCAACTTGACCAGGCTATCGACGCCATCCGATCCAAGACCCGCGACGAAGCCAACATTCGCCAACTGACCGCCATCCGCGACGCCTCCCAGAAATACCGCCAAGCCCTCATGGATTATCTCGATAATTTCAAGGCCCTTCAGGATATCGCGGCCAAGCGCCTGGAAGCGGCCAACGCTGTCCAGGACGCGGCCGAGGTCACGGCCAAGGCCGCCATGGACGCCACCACGAAGATCGCCGTCGACGCCGTTTCGAGCTTGGAAACCGCCTCCTCGGTGATGCTGGGCGGCCTGGCCGTGGCGCTGATCCTGGGCGTGGTCATCGCCGTCTTCCTGACCAAGGCCATCACCGGACCGGTCGTCAAGGGCGTGGGATTCGCCAAGGCCATGGCCGAAGGCGACTTCACCCGGCTGCTCGACATCGACCAAAAGGATGAAATGGGCATCCTGGCCGCGTCCCTCAACGAAATGGTGGGCAAATTGCGCGAGGTCGTGGCCGAGGTGCAGTCGGCCTCGGAAAACGTGGCCTCGGGCTCCGAGGAACTCTCGGCCTCGGCCCAGAGCATGTCCCAGGGGGCCACGGAACAGGCGGCCAGCGTCGAGGAAATCTCCTCGTCCATGGAAGAGATGAGCTCCAACATCAAGCAGAACGCCGAGAACGCCCAACAGACCCAGTCCATTGCCGTCAAGGCCGCCCAGGACGCCCGGGAGGGCGGCGAAGCCGTGGTCTCGGCCGTGGCGGCCATGAAGAACATCGCCGAGAAGATTTCCATCATCGAGGAGATCGCCCGCCAGACCAACCTGCTGGCCCTTAACGCCGCCATTGAGGCGGCCCGGGCCGGCGAACACGGCAAGGGCTTCGCCGTGGTCGCGGCCGAAGTGCGCAAGCTGGCCGAGCGCAGCGGTTCGGCTGCCGCCGAAATCTCCGAACTCTCGTCGTCCAGCGTCCAAGTGGCCGAGCGGGCCGGTTCCATGCTCACCAAGATGGTGCCCGACATCCAGCGCACGGCCGATCTCGTGCAGGAAATCGCGGCCGCCAGTCAGGAGCAGAATTCCGGGGCCGACCAGATCAACCGGGCCATCCAGCAGCTTGATCAGGTGGTGCAGCAAAACGCCTCGGCCTCCGAGGAAATGGCCTCCACCTCGGAAGAGCTTTCGAGCCAGGCCGAGCAGCTCCAGTCCACCATGGCCTTTTTCCGGGTGGACGGAGCCACGGCCCGGCGCACGGCCTATCGTCCGGTCAAGGCCCTGCCGTCGGCGGCCCGGCGTCCTGCTGCCGCGGCGCGTCCGTCCGGCGCGGCCGCCAAGCCCGCCAGCGGCGTGGGCATCGACCTTGATGCTCGCGACGACGAGTTCGAGCGGTTCTAG
- a CDS encoding ABC transporter permease, with product MKSFIYELLLAARLARRELRAGLRGFGVFVACLALGVAAVAGSKSLSAAYLAGVAEDAAALLGGDVEVALSLRPASPEESHALAALGTVSHVVTMQTMARGRDDNAGRALASLKAVDGNYPLYGSLDLSPPMTASEALEARNGLPGAVVAPELLARLGARLGDVILVADVPLEIRATIVREPDASTGLVSLGPRLLVAQSALEGTGLIGPGMFTRHAYRIKLPPGAEAKAVAAHVKDAYPKAGWRVRDLASAQPGLTRFMDRLGAVTGLVGLASLLLGGIGVSQAVAGYLGGREGSIAALKCLGAPRRVVVWTYLLAVAAQGCLGIAIGLAVGASLPALVAPLAAGALPVRLPPGPYPEALALAAAFGALAVLAFSLPHLVQAGRVSPLLLFRGYAPAGNGRLPWRDALPGVIALAGLFALAVLATPNRRLGLGFVVAALGAAAIFRLLASATVRLVRLAPLHRPGLFSLALRAVARPGNQVARVLAALGLGLSTLAAMTQVEANFRQAFVEDIPKTAPDYFFVDVQPNQLPAFLETARGVAGVIRVDASPMIRGRVTAINGEAPDESRVSEDVRWAVSGDRGLSFAAAMPEGTRLIEGAWWPPDYAGEPLVSVEEAVAKGIGVGVGDTVTVNVLGREITAKISSLRRVNWLTLGINYVFVFSPNALDGLPATWLATAYTDKAAGKAPGEAVFAAVTERFPNVTVVGIGDALTEVLAVADKVSSAVRAAAAATLGAGLLVLIQSLAAGLRRRAYETVIYKVCGATRPDIMTVLCLENALLGLLAGLVALAVGTAVSFGFTTYFMELPFSVFAGPAALVVAAAAALTLVFGSAGAFAMLSRRVLPYLRNE from the coding sequence ATGAAAAGCTTCATATACGAGCTGTTGTTAGCGGCGCGCCTGGCCCGCCGCGAGCTGCGGGCTGGGCTGCGGGGCTTTGGCGTCTTCGTGGCCTGCCTGGCCCTGGGCGTGGCCGCCGTGGCCGGCTCCAAAAGCCTGTCCGCCGCCTATCTGGCCGGCGTGGCCGAGGACGCCGCAGCGCTTCTTGGCGGCGACGTCGAAGTCGCCTTGTCCCTGCGCCCGGCCTCGCCCGAAGAAAGCCACGCCCTGGCCGCTCTGGGCACGGTCTCCCATGTGGTCACCATGCAGACCATGGCCCGGGGCCGAGATGACAACGCCGGGCGCGCTCTGGCCTCGCTCAAGGCCGTGGACGGGAACTATCCCTTATACGGTTCCCTCGACCTGTCACCGCCCATGACCGCCTCCGAGGCCCTGGAGGCGCGAAACGGCCTGCCCGGCGCGGTCGTCGCCCCGGAACTTCTGGCCCGCCTGGGCGCGCGCCTGGGCGACGTCATCCTCGTCGCCGACGTGCCCCTCGAAATACGGGCGACCATCGTCCGCGAACCCGACGCTTCGACGGGCCTGGTGTCCCTGGGGCCGCGCCTGCTCGTGGCCCAGAGCGCCCTCGAAGGAACGGGCCTTATCGGCCCGGGCATGTTCACCCGCCACGCCTACCGCATCAAGCTCCCGCCAGGGGCCGAGGCCAAGGCCGTCGCCGCGCATGTCAAGGACGCCTATCCCAAAGCCGGCTGGCGCGTGCGCGATCTGGCCTCGGCCCAGCCCGGGCTGACCCGTTTCATGGACCGGCTGGGGGCCGTGACCGGGTTGGTCGGCCTGGCCTCGCTGCTTTTGGGCGGCATCGGCGTATCCCAGGCCGTGGCCGGCTATCTGGGGGGACGCGAAGGCTCCATCGCGGCGCTCAAGTGCCTGGGCGCGCCCCGGCGGGTGGTGGTTTGGACCTATCTGCTGGCCGTGGCCGCCCAGGGCTGCCTGGGCATTGCCATCGGCCTGGCCGTCGGCGCGTCGCTGCCGGCGCTTGTTGCTCCCCTGGCAGCCGGGGCGCTGCCGGTGCGACTGCCGCCCGGCCCCTACCCCGAAGCCCTGGCCCTGGCCGCCGCCTTTGGCGCGTTGGCCGTTTTGGCCTTTTCCCTGCCCCATCTCGTGCAAGCCGGCCGGGTCTCGCCCCTGCTCCTTTTCCGAGGCTACGCCCCGGCCGGAAACGGCCGTCTGCCCTGGCGCGACGCCTTGCCGGGTGTGATCGCCCTGGCCGGGCTTTTCGCCCTGGCCGTGCTGGCCACGCCCAACCGCCGGCTGGGCCTGGGCTTTGTCGTGGCGGCCCTAGGCGCGGCGGCCATCTTCCGGCTGCTGGCCTCAGCCACGGTGCGGCTTGTGCGGCTGGCGCCGCTCCATCGCCCGGGACTGTTCTCCCTGGCCCTTCGGGCCGTGGCCCGGCCCGGCAACCAGGTGGCCCGGGTGCTGGCCGCCCTGGGCCTGGGACTGTCCACCTTGGCCGCCATGACCCAGGTGGAAGCCAATTTCCGCCAGGCCTTTGTGGAAGACATCCCGAAAACCGCGCCGGACTACTTTTTCGTCGATGTCCAGCCGAACCAGTTGCCGGCCTTTCTGGAAACGGCCAGGGGCGTGGCCGGCGTCATCCGGGTGGACGCCTCGCCCATGATCCGGGGGCGCGTGACGGCCATAAACGGCGAAGCCCCGGACGAGTCGCGGGTCAGCGAAGACGTGCGCTGGGCCGTGTCGGGCGACCGGGGGCTGTCCTTTGCCGCGGCCATGCCCGAGGGCACGCGTCTGATCGAGGGGGCGTGGTGGCCCCCGGACTATGCGGGCGAACCACTGGTCTCGGTGGAGGAGGCCGTGGCCAAGGGCATCGGCGTCGGGGTCGGCGACACGGTGACGGTCAATGTGCTCGGCCGGGAGATCACGGCCAAGATTTCGAGCCTGCGGCGGGTCAACTGGCTGACCCTTGGCATCAACTACGTCTTTGTTTTCTCGCCAAACGCCCTGGACGGGCTGCCGGCCACCTGGCTGGCCACGGCCTACACCGACAAGGCCGCCGGCAAGGCCCCGGGCGAGGCGGTCTTCGCCGCCGTCACGGAACGCTTCCCCAATGTCACGGTGGTCGGTATCGGCGACGCCCTGACCGAGGTGCTGGCCGTGGCCGACAAGGTGTCCTCGGCCGTGCGCGCCGCCGCCGCCGCAACCCTCGGGGCGGGGCTGCTCGTTCTTATCCAGTCCCTGGCCGCGGGCCTGCGGCGACGGGCCTACGAGACCGTGATCTACAAGGTCTGCGGCGCGACCCGGCCCGACATCATGACGGTGCTGTGTCTGGAAAACGCCCTGCTTGGACTGTTGGCGGGTCTGGTGGCCCTGGCAGTGGGCACGGCCGTGTCGTTTGGGTTTACGACGTATTTCATGGAGTTGCCGTTTTCGGTCTTTGCCGGTCCGGCCGCCTTGGTTGTGGCCGCCGCCGCCGCCCTGACCCTGGTCTTCGGCTCGGCCGGAGCCTTTGCCATGCTCTCTAGGCGGGTCTTGCCGTATCTGCGAAACGAATAA
- a CDS encoding RNA polymerase sigma factor has translation MTTRVGEKCVRLKDGVSGRPRPRLEGIDDAALARAAFEGDQQAFAALVVRHGPGVAHLASRFCRDPAGVEDLAQEVFVKAYLNLGGLRDWGMFRGWLHRIAANTCIDWLRRRKIEDGLVGGLEDTLPDEGEAARREAREARRRLEAAMAVLGPKDRLLVALLGLEGKSVEEVAALTGLTRVNVKVRAFRARRKLKAFLEKDHG, from the coding sequence ATGACGACGCGTGTTGGTGAGAAATGCGTTCGGTTGAAAGACGGCGTGTCCGGCCGTCCCCGGCCGCGTCTGGAAGGCATTGACGACGCTGCCTTGGCCCGGGCGGCCTTCGAGGGCGACCAGCAAGCTTTTGCCGCGCTGGTCGTGCGGCATGGACCGGGCGTGGCCCATCTGGCTTCCCGTTTTTGCCGGGATCCGGCCGGAGTCGAGGATCTGGCCCAGGAAGTGTTCGTCAAGGCCTACCTCAATTTGGGCGGCCTCCGGGACTGGGGCATGTTTCGCGGCTGGCTGCACCGCATCGCCGCCAACACCTGCATCGACTGGCTGCGCCGGCGCAAGATCGAGGACGGGCTGGTGGGCGGCCTGGAGGACACCTTGCCCGACGAAGGCGAAGCGGCCCGGCGTGAGGCGCGTGAGGCCAGAAGGCGTCTGGAGGCGGCCATGGCCGTGCTCGGCCCCAAGGATCGGCTCCTGGTCGCGCTTTTAGGTCTTGAGGGCAAAAGCGTCGAGGAAGTGGCGGCACTCACGGGATTGACCCGGGTCAACGTCAAGGTGCGGGCCTTTCGCGCCAGGCGCAAGCTCAAGGCATTCTTGGAGAAAGACCATGGCTGA
- a CDS encoding shikimate kinase, whose protein sequence is MPLAADTNIYLIGPRASGKTTLGRKLAESLGRSFVDLDARFVEARGETIAELVAREGWDAFRRAEADILAETAAQKGLVAATGGGVVLLPENRALLAKGLVLYLQAHPDRLAERLMADLNPDQRPNLTQLGLKEEIVATLAEREPLYFSLAHACLPERPIDELLEYTLRALKMF, encoded by the coding sequence ATGCCCCTTGCCGCCGACACCAACATCTACCTCATCGGTCCCAGGGCCTCGGGCAAGACCACGCTTGGCCGCAAACTGGCCGAAAGCCTCGGCCGCTCCTTCGTCGATCTCGACGCCCGGTTCGTCGAAGCGCGCGGCGAAACCATCGCCGAACTGGTGGCCCGGGAGGGCTGGGACGCCTTCCGCCGGGCCGAAGCAGACATCCTGGCTGAAACCGCCGCCCAAAAAGGGCTGGTCGCGGCCACGGGCGGCGGCGTGGTGCTGTTGCCGGAAAACCGGGCCCTCCTGGCCAAGGGGCTGGTGCTCTACCTGCAAGCCCACCCCGACCGTCTGGCCGAGCGCCTCATGGCCGATCTCAACCCGGACCAGCGCCCCAATCTGACGCAGCTTGGCCTCAAAGAGGAAATCGTGGCCACCCTGGCCGAACGCGAACCGCTGTATTTCTCCCTGGCCCACGCCTGCCTGCCCGAGCGCCCCATCGACGAATTGCTGGAATATACGTTGCGCGCGCTCAAAATGTTCTAG